In the Rubrivivax gelatinosus IL144 genome, GCCGGCCGAGTTCGGCCAGGCTCAGGCGGGCGTCGGCCTGCAGTTCGGCGAGCAATCGGGTGTCGTAGGCGTCCAAGGCGTAGCTCATTCAGAACCTTTGTTTCCACGGCGAAGCGTCGCGACGAGCTTTGATTCTGCATGGATCTGCCGCGTTTGCCTTCTTATGATCTCGCCCCATGCCCACCGTCGCCCTGACCCCGACCACCACCCGGCTGTCGCCGCTGCTGCTGGCCTGCCTGGCCTCGACCTGGTTCGTCTGGGGCTCGACCTATCTGGCGATCAAGTGGGCGCTGGTGAGCTTCCCCCCCTTCTTCCAGATGGGCACGCGCTTCGTCGCCGCCGGGCTGGTGCTGGGCGCCTTCGCACGCTGGCGCGGCGCGCGCTGGCCCGACCGCGCGCAATGGACCAGCGCCTTCATCCTCGGCGCGCTGATGCTCGGCGGCGGCTACGGCGCCACCGCGTTCGCCCAGCAGAGCATCAGCTCGGGGCTGGTCGTGGCCTTCATCGCCGTCGTGCCGGCGGTGGTCGCGCTGTTCGAGCTGCCTTACGGCGTGCGGCCGTCGCGGCTGGAAACGGCCGGCATCGCGCTGGGCCTGGTCGGCATCGTGCTGCTGACGCAGGGCGAAGGTTTCGGCGCCTCGGCGGCCGGGCTGGTGTCGATGGCGATCGCCTGCACCGCCTGGTGCGCCGGCAGCGTCTGGGCCA is a window encoding:
- a CDS encoding EamA family transporter — translated: MPTVALTPTTTRLSPLLLACLASTWFVWGSTYLAIKWALVSFPPFFQMGTRFVAAGLVLGAFARWRGARWPDRAQWTSAFILGALMLGGGYGATAFAQQSISSGLVVAFIAVVPAVVALFELPYGVRPSRLETAGIALGLVGIVLLTQGEGFGASAAGLVSMAIACTAWCAGSVWAKHGLPGGRKLELAPGAAGYASQMLAGGVLLLALSWGAGEQPTLPPDPRSLACWFYLVVAGSLIGFSAYMLLLQRTSTALASSYTFVNPVIAMVLGVTVGGEVVGAGEMLAAGIVTASVVLLLAGRR